The Enterobacter asburiae genomic sequence AGAAAAAGGTCTATTCGACTTCGCGGGCGTCGATGCGCAGTTCTTTCGGGACTTCAAAAACGATGTTCTCTTCACGTCCTTCCAGCGGCACCGCTTCGCCGCCACCCAGCTCCTGCAGACGGGAAATGACGTTCTGTACCAGAATATCTGGCGCAGACGCCCCGGCCGTCACGCCGACACAGGCCGCGTGCTTAACCCACGCTTCCTGAATATCCGACGCGTCATCAATCAGGAAAGCCATTTTCCCCATACGCTGCGCCAGTTCGGCCAGACGGTTGGAGTTAGACGAGTTTTTGGAGCCGACCACCAGCACCACATCCGCCTGTTCAGCCAGTGCGCGCACTGCTTCCTGACGGTTAGTGGTCGCGTAGCAGATATCATCCTTACGCGGACCGACGATTTTCGGGAAGCGCTGACGCAGGGCGTCAATCACGTCTGAGGTATCGTCTACGGAGAGCGTCGTCTGGGTCATAAACGACAGACGGGATTCATTTTTCACGTTCAGCGTAAAGACATCGTCCGGCGACTCAACCAGATACATCCCCCCTTCCGGGTTGCTGTACTGGCCCATGGTGCCTTCGACTTCCGGGTGACCGGCATGGCCAATCAGAATCGACTCTTCACCGCGGCGGCTGGCGCGCGCCACTTCCATATGCACTTTTGTCACCAGCGGACAGGTGGCATCGAAGACGGTCAGGTCGCGGCTTTTCGCTTCGTTACGTACCGCCTGAGAGACGCCGTGCGCGGAGAAGATCAGGATCGCACCGTCCGGCACTTCGCTGATCTGCTCAATGAAGATGGCGCCGCGCTCGCGCAGGCTGTCGACCACGTAGCGGTTGTGCACCACTTCGTGACGCACATAAATCGGCGCGCCGTAAATCTCCAGCGCGTTTTCAACAATGCTGATAGCGCGGTCTACACCGGCGCAGAAGCCGCGCGGGTTAGCCAACAGGATCTGCATTTCAGGCCTCCAGTGCAGGATCGATTTCCAGCACTTCAACATCAAAATGAACGGTACGCCCGGCAAGCGGATGGTTGAAGTCAACGGTAATAGAGTCGCCGTTGATTTCGCGGATCACGCCAGGCATTTCGCTGCCGTCCATAGCGGTAAAGAGCATAATCGCCCCGATTTCCGGTTCACCCGCGTCCATAAACTCGCGGCGCGAGAAATACTGGATCAGGTCCGGACTCGGCACGCCAAACGCGGCATCCGGCTCCAGCGAAAAGGCTTTTTTCTCACCCTCTTTCAGGCCCAGAAGCTGCTGCTCAAGACCTTCAGACAGGGAGGTATCGCCAAGACGAAACAGGGCCGGTTTGCCGTTATTGCGGGTGGATTCGGCCGTGGAGCCGTCATCCAGCTTCAGCGTGAAGTGAACGAGAACCGCGCTGTTGCTCTGTACGGATTTAGACATGCAAATTGCTCGCTTGTTTTGCCCGGTAGCATTACGCCACCGGGCGAGTGTGTTACGCCTGCTCTTTCGCAGCCGGTTTAGGCAAAAAGCCTTCCAGCACGATTAACGCCGCACCGATACAAATTGCCGTATCGGCCAGGTTAAAGGTCGCGAAGTGCCAGTCGCCGACGTAGAAGTCGATCATATCGACCACAAAGCCGTGCCACAGGCGGTCAAACAGGTTGCCCAGGGCGCCGCCAATGATCAGCGCGTAGGCAATGTTATTCAGCTTTTGCGTGGCCTTCGAGCGGTACATCAGCACCGCGAGGATCACGCAGATACCGAGAGCGATACCCGCAAAGAACCAGCGCTGCCAGCCACCGCTGTCGGCAAGGAAACTAAACGCTGCGCCGTAGTTACGCGCGTAGTGCAGATTAAGCGACGGGAACAGCGGAACCGTCTCCCCCAGAGTAAAGTTCTGGAGGATCAGGAACTTGCTGCCCAGATCGATAATCAGCACCACAACAACCAGCCACAGCCAGCGCAGTCCTGTTGAACAGAGAGTTTTACTCATCAGGCAAACTTACGTTTTTCGCCGTCACCGGCGACGTTGCTTACACAGCGTCCGCAGATGTCTGCGTGTTCCGCCACCTGGCCAACATCGGTGGTGTAATGCCAGCAACGCGGGCATTTCTCACCGTCGGCTTTGCTCAGCGCGACTTTCAGTCCTTTGAGCAGTTCGCTCTGCTGAGCATCAGCAGAAGCATCGGCATAATCCGCAACTTTCGCACCGGAGGTCAACAGGACAAATCGTAATTCATCGCCCAGCGCCGTCAGCTTCGCCGCCAGCTCCGGTTCGGCGTACAGCGTGACTGCCGCTTCCAGAGAGCCGCCGACTTTCTTGTCTGCACGCGCCTGCTCGATAACCTTATTCACTTCGCCACGCACTTTCAGCAGTTCGTCCCAGAAGGCATCGTTCATTGCTTCGGTGCTGGAGAGATCGAACAGGCCTTCGTACCACTCG encodes the following:
- the ispH gene encoding 4-hydroxy-3-methylbut-2-enyl diphosphate reductase, whose translation is MQILLANPRGFCAGVDRAISIVENALEIYGAPIYVRHEVVHNRYVVDSLRERGAIFIEQISEVPDGAILIFSAHGVSQAVRNEAKSRDLTVFDATCPLVTKVHMEVARASRRGEESILIGHAGHPEVEGTMGQYSNPEGGMYLVESPDDVFTLNVKNESRLSFMTQTTLSVDDTSDVIDALRQRFPKIVGPRKDDICYATTNRQEAVRALAEQADVVLVVGSKNSSNSNRLAELAQRMGKMAFLIDDASDIQEAWVKHAACVGVTAGASAPDILVQNVISRLQELGGGEAVPLEGREENIVFEVPKELRIDAREVE
- the fkpB gene encoding FKBP-type peptidyl-prolyl cis-trans isomerase, which encodes MSKSVQSNSAVLVHFTLKLDDGSTAESTRNNGKPALFRLGDTSLSEGLEQQLLGLKEGEKKAFSLEPDAAFGVPSPDLIQYFSRREFMDAGEPEIGAIMLFTAMDGSEMPGVIREINGDSITVDFNHPLAGRTVHFDVEVLEIDPALEA
- the lspA gene encoding signal peptidase II, producing the protein MSKTLCSTGLRWLWLVVVVLIIDLGSKFLILQNFTLGETVPLFPSLNLHYARNYGAAFSFLADSGGWQRWFFAGIALGICVILAVLMYRSKATQKLNNIAYALIIGGALGNLFDRLWHGFVVDMIDFYVGDWHFATFNLADTAICIGAALIVLEGFLPKPAAKEQA